GATGGACCCCGCCGAGATCAAGAAGTACCAGGACTGGATCACCCCGTTCGGGGAAGCGGATGTGAAGATCGCCGAATGGGCGAACAGCCTCAACAGCGCGGAGAAGACGCTGCCGCGCCCGGTCGACGCAGAGGAAACCTGAAGGGTTTCGAGGAGAAGGAAGTCACCCTCCGGTGGCTCAAGCCGTACGTGTCGGCTGCCGAGTACAAGCTCCTGATGACGAAGATCCCTGAGGGCACCATCCAGTGGATCAAGAAGCAGCTCGAAGATCCTGACATCACAGTGGGGGAATCTTCGGCCTCCGCCGACTCCTAGACGAGCACGGGGAGGCCATCGAGTACGACCTGATTTCCCGCGGCCTCAGGTTGCGGGATCTCGGGAAGCCCTGGTTTTCATGGACTGACCTGCGGGCTATTGTCCGCAGGGCTCGCACAGACCACGCAATGGAGCTGTTCCGGGCATGGAATCCTGACACTTGGCTGTGGTCTGATCCGTCTGTGATGCTCTTGTCGGAGGTGGCGACGATCGTTTCCGACCTCCGATACATGCAGGCGTTGACCACGTTTAACGAAGTGCCTGAGATCTACTTCCCGGCCCGGTATGGGCCGCCTCGGGATGACGCTGCCGAAGCTACCGAGGGCGAAGGTCCCAGCGAGGCTGAGAAGGCTCGGGCGGTCGCGGCGTCGATGCGCTAGATATCACCGGACTTCACTAGTTCGCCGCCGAACTGTCCCGCAATCTGGCCTGCCATGACCGCGTTCTGGTCGAGGCTGATCAGCCAGGTTGGTCCCGTTACGTAGTAGTGGCGATCGCCAGTGATGTCTCCCGTGATGTCAGAGTGCTTTACCGATGCAGCGATTCCCTTCGAGGCGAGGTCTTCTGAGAACCACACACTCAGTCGAGCTTCGGCCGTTGGGGTTAGTGGGCACGATCCGTGCTCAGCCTTCGGCCCCGAGGTTGCGTCAGTAACCAGGCATGGGAAGCCGGCTGAAGTTAGTCCGGCCGCGAGTTGACTCACTGACGTGTACGCACCTGCGACTGCAGGGGCAGGTGCGGAGGCCGACGATGTCGCAGGAGCCTTACCGGCCTCGGGGCTTCGGTCGCTGCACCCAGAGGCGGCGAGGGCGAATGCGATTACTGGGATGGCAATGCATGCACGTTTCATCTCGACAGGATAAGCCGTCAGTGCGACGACCCGAGATAGAATGGAGCGACCCCGGAGGTGCTACCAACACCAGCCGGGGCCTAACCCACTCGCTTGAAGCACCAAGGAGGGCTGCCGTGAAGGCTACCCGAACCCGACGTCCATGTCCGACATGTGGATCACCCATCGACCGAGGTCCCGGACAGCATGCGTACTGCTCCGACGAATGTCGCCCCATCTGCGAGCACCCCACATGCGACCGCCCTACGCGGGGCATGCAGACGGTGTGCGACTCGCACCGGGTTCAGCTTGATCGCCACGGCGAACTCCGGCCGGACACGTGGTCGAAGGAATGGGTGTGCGTCGTTTGCGGGGCAGGTGTCCCGAAGGGGTCGGGGCGCCGTAAGCACTGCTCGAGGGGCTGTCAGCAAACCGACTCTCGATACAACGGGCGTCGCCCAACGACGGCGAAATGTCGGCTATGCGGGCAGGACTTCTCCCTACAGCGGCGCACCGGGGCGAGGCTTCAGCGCACCGACACTCAGTGGTGCCGCACCTGCGGTAGAGAATCCCCCGAAGCGCGCCGATATCTGAAGTACGGAATCACCCCGGAGGAGTACGCGGCCGCGATGAATCGGGGCTGCGACATCTGCGGCGAGCGCGTGGGGGCGCTACATATCGACCATGACCACAGCTGCTGCCCTCCACGGAGTAAGCAGTGGCGAACCTGCGGGCAGTGCGTCCGCGGATTCCTCTGCGGATCGTGC
This genomic stretch from Gordonia westfalica harbors:
- a CDS encoding endonuclease domain-containing protein, which gives rise to MQTVCDSHRVQLDRHGELRPDTWSKEWVCVVCGAGVPKGSGRRKHCSRGCQQTDSRYNGRRPTTAKCRLCGQDFSLQRRTGARLQRTDTQWCRTCGRESPEARRYLKYGITPEEYAAAMNRGCDICGERVGALHIDHDHSCCPPRSKQWRTCGQCVRGFLCGSCNRGLGLLKDDPNVLRSAIEYLGRKA